In a single window of the Sandaracinaceae bacterium genome:
- a CDS encoding efflux RND transporter permease subunit, with the protein MRKDLQPFVSVTAEVTGAGAIYNAIDLSPRLGEDVGPRARPVRTLWNSDAPESDELAVRWGGEWTVTYELFRDLGAAFAIVLLLIYVMLVAWYQSFLVPWVVMLPIPMAFIGVIPGHFILGMPLSGMAVIGVIALAGLMVRNSILLVDFAGQRVAAGASVREAVLLAGETRLRPIVLTALTVVLGDGVLFFDPMLQGLGLTMAAGALFSTALTLGIVPLAYYQLMSVLSWGEREADA; encoded by the coding sequence ATGCGAAAAGACCTGCAACCGTTCGTCTCGGTGACCGCTGAGGTCACGGGTGCAGGAGCAATCTACAACGCGATCGACCTGAGTCCGCGGTTGGGCGAGGACGTCGGCCCACGAGCTCGACCGGTTCGCACGCTCTGGAACTCCGACGCGCCTGAGTCGGACGAGCTCGCGGTCCGCTGGGGCGGGGAATGGACCGTGACGTACGAGCTGTTCCGCGACCTGGGTGCGGCCTTCGCGATCGTGTTGCTCCTCATCTACGTGATGCTTGTCGCATGGTACCAATCGTTCCTCGTTCCATGGGTCGTTATGCTTCCGATCCCCATGGCGTTCATTGGCGTGATCCCTGGGCACTTCATCCTGGGCATGCCGCTCTCGGGAATGGCGGTGATTGGGGTGATCGCCCTCGCCGGGCTGATGGTGCGGAACTCGATTCTACTCGTCGACTTCGCCGGCCAGCGCGTCGCCGCGGGAGCGAGCGTGCGGGAGGCCGTCCTTCTCGCGGGCGAGACGCGGCTTCGGCCGATCGTCCTTACCGCGCTGACCGTTGTGCTTGGCGACGGTGTACTGTTCTTCGACCCCATGCTCCAGGGACTCGGGCTCACGATGGCAGCCGGCGCGTTGTTCTCCACAGCGTTGACCCTCGGAATCGTGCCGCTCGCGTACTATCAGCTGATGTCCGTTCTGAGTTGGGGCGAACGCGAGGCCGACGCGTGA
- a CDS encoding efflux RND transporter permease subunit, producing MTPYLAYRLLRHPSRERGSEDASPAAMVPRRGLYRRSLEWAMSRGWRAASVWTVAILLLLGSLGLVVARAAVVQMMPIADVDEMSVMIDLPPSSTLEDTYGRVTDVARALEEIPEVVMAQAYVGTAGPITFQGVARHYMLRQQGYQAELQIGLTPRGDRQRTSHEVAAEVRRVVARTLEHDHAWLTVVELPPGPPVQAALVAEIYGPDEEQRMALAQRVKQLFESTPGIVDVDWSARRGPPVLRYEVNQQHAAVRGVVPAQVATTVRTLFHGDTSGWAYLPREREPVAVRLQVARAHRASEADLSSLYFSSMVGPPVHASDIGSVRRLEAPIL from the coding sequence GTGACGCCGTACCTCGCGTACCGACTGCTGCGACACCCGAGTCGCGAACGCGGCTCGGAGGATGCGTCTCCGGCTGCCATGGTCCCGCGACGTGGTCTGTATCGACGCAGCCTCGAGTGGGCCATGTCGCGTGGCTGGCGCGCAGCCTCCGTCTGGACCGTAGCCATCCTCCTGCTCCTCGGCTCTCTGGGGCTCGTTGTCGCTCGGGCTGCGGTCGTCCAGATGATGCCGATTGCCGATGTGGACGAAATGTCCGTGATGATCGACCTGCCACCCAGCTCCACACTCGAGGATACATACGGGCGCGTTACCGACGTCGCGCGGGCGCTTGAGGAGATACCCGAGGTCGTTATGGCTCAGGCCTACGTGGGAACCGCCGGTCCCATCACGTTCCAGGGCGTGGCTCGCCACTACATGCTGAGGCAGCAAGGCTACCAAGCCGAGCTCCAAATCGGGCTAACGCCGAGGGGAGATCGGCAGAGGACTAGTCACGAGGTCGCCGCCGAGGTGCGCCGAGTGGTGGCTAGAACGCTCGAACACGATCATGCGTGGCTAACGGTGGTTGAGCTTCCTCCAGGACCTCCGGTCCAAGCCGCCTTGGTGGCCGAGATTTACGGCCCCGACGAAGAACAACGGATGGCGCTCGCGCAACGGGTGAAGCAGTTGTTCGAGTCGACGCCTGGCATCGTCGATGTGGACTGGTCGGCGCGCCGCGGCCCTCCCGTGCTGCGCTACGAGGTGAATCAGCAGCACGCCGCCGTGCGGGGCGTCGTTCCGGCGCAAGTGGCCACCACCGTTCGCACTCTGTTCCACGGGGACACCAGCGGGTGGGCCTACCTGCCGAGAGAACGAGAACCCGTGGCCGTTAGGCTTCAGGTGGCGCGCGCCCATCGCGCCAGCGAGGCCGATCTCAGCTCGTTGTACTTCAGCTCGATGGTCGGGCCGCCGGTCCACGCTTCGGACATTGGCAGCGTGCGCCGACTCGAAGCACCTATCCTCTGA